In Cryptomeria japonica chromosome 10, Sugi_1.0, whole genome shotgun sequence, a genomic segment contains:
- the LOC131070335 gene encoding MLO-like protein 6, producing MAGGSDADSRSLEQTPTWAVAIVCLGFVLISILLEQAIHFLSRWLKKRRKKSLGKALDKIKEELMLLGFISLLLTVGQTKISQICISESLGDSLLPCPKEEASEVEETEKFSLPGYHRKLMFLASEIPLRRSLATDEIQSGHCADKGKVPLISQDGLHQLHIFIFVLAVFHVLSCIVIMALGWIKMKKWKAWEEETKTLDYEFSTDPSRFRFTRETTFGRRHMTFWSTTPILNWIVCFFRQFVRSVLKIDYLTLRHGFILAHFAPHSRFDFQRYIRRSLDDDFTSVVSISPPLWFFAILFMLLNRRGWFTFNWLSFIPLIILLIVGTKLQVIITRMALDIQDRNHVVQGAPVVKPNDQLFWFGRPKLILYLIHFTLFQSAFQLAFFFWAWYEYGLQSCFHDRATDIIVRITCGVAVQILCSYVTLPLYALVTQVCIEIETNTFDLCFFQYCCEMKYGFCASS from the exons ATGGCAGGAGGCAGCGATGCAGATTCTAGATCTTTAGAACAAACGCCCACCTGGGCTGTGGCCATTGTTTGCCTGGGCTTTGTACTTATTTCTATATTACTTGAACAAGCTATACATTTCCTTTCAAGG TGGCTCAAGAAACGCCGAAAGAAATCCCTGGGGAAAGCATTAGATAAGATCAAAGAAG AATTGATGCTGTTGGGATTTATCTCGCTTCTGCTTACTGTTGGGCAGACAAAAATTTCTCAGATTTGTATATCTGAGAGCTTAGGAGACTCTTTGCTTCCCTGTCCAAAGGAGGAGGCCTCAGAAGTCGAAGAGACTGAAAAGTTTTCATTACCTGGATACCATCGTAAGCTCATGTTCTTAGCTTCTGAAATACCATTAAGGCGTAGCTTGGCCACAGACGAAATTCAAAGTGGTCATTGTGCTGATAAG GGGAAGGTTCCTCTGATATCACAAGATGGACTCCATCAACTGCACATATTCATTTTTGTATTGGCTGTTTTTCATGTCTTGTCTTGTATTGTAATCATGGCGTTAGGATGGATAAAG ATGAAGAAATGGAAAGCATGGGAGGAAGAGACTAAAACATTGGATTATGAATTTTCAACCG ATCCTTCGAGGTTTAGATTTACTCGTGAAACTACTTTTGGAAGGAGGCATATGACTTTTTGGTCTACAACACCAATTCTCAATTGGATT GTGTGCTTTTTCAGACAATTTGTTAGATCTGTACTTAAAATTGATTATTTAACATTGCGCCATGGATTCATACTG GCTCACTTCGCTCCACATAGTAGATTTGATTTTCAAAGATATATAAGAAGATCATTGGATGATGACTTTACTAGTGTTGTATCCATCAG TCCACCTCTATGGTTTTTTGCGATCTTATTTATGCTACTCAACAGAAGAG GGTGGTTCACATTTAATTGGCTCTCCTTCATTCCATTGATT ATTCTTTTGATAGTGGGAACAAAGCTGCAAGTCATAATAACTAGAATGGCATTAGATATCCAAGATAGAAATCATGTTGTGCAAGGAGCTCCAGTGGTGAAGCCCAATGATCAACTATTTTGGTTTGGTCGACCCAAGTTGATTCTATATCTTATTCATTTTACCCTATTTCAG AGCGCTTTCCAGTTGGCTTTCTTCTTTTGGGCATGG TATGAATATGGTCTGCAATCGTGCTTCCACGATCGGGCGACAGATATTATAGTTAGAATAACCTGTGG GGTTGCAGTTCAAATACTCTGTAGTTATGTAACTCTCCCTCTCTACGCTCTTGTGACACAGGTATGCATTGAGATAGAAACAAACACATTTGATTTATGCTTTTTTCAATACTGCTGTGAGATGAAATATGGGTTTTGTGCTTCCAGCTAG